A window from Bacteroidales bacterium encodes these proteins:
- a CDS encoding RNA methyltransferase, translating into MRKLSMEELNRLSVDEYHEMEKLPFVCILDNIRSQHNIGSIFRTADAFGIGRLYLCGITAVPPNREISKTALGATESVPWQYANDTREIVIQLKSEGYILVAVEQAEDSVALWEFSPEADKKYAFIFGNEVMGVDDTVMQEVDSCIEIPQMGTKHSLNVSVTAGIVLYYLFSKFR; encoded by the coding sequence ATGCGGAAACTTAGTATGGAGGAACTGAATCGTCTCAGTGTTGATGAATATCACGAGATGGAAAAGTTGCCTTTTGTTTGCATTCTTGATAATATCCGTAGTCAGCATAATATTGGTTCCATTTTTCGCACCGCAGATGCTTTTGGTATCGGGCGGTTATACTTATGCGGTATTACTGCTGTGCCACCTAACAGGGAGATCAGTAAAACTGCATTGGGTGCAACTGAATCAGTCCCATGGCAATATGCGAATGATACCAGGGAGATAGTAATACAATTAAAATCTGAAGGATATATCCTTGTTGCAGTAGAACAGGCTGAGGATAGTGTAGCCCTTTGGGAATTTTCCCCGGAAGCTGATAAAAAGTATGCATTTATCTTCGGAAATGAGGTAATGGGGGTGGATGATACAGTGATGCAAGAAGTGGATTCCTGCATCGAAATCCCACAGATGGGGACTAAACATTCTCTGAATGTTTCTGTTACAGCCGGAATCGTTTTGTATTACCTTTTCAGTAAATTCAGATAA
- the mutS gene encoding DNA mismatch repair protein MutS, with product MKQYNAIKAKYPDALLLFRVGDFYETFGEDAIKASEILGIILTRRANGSAQYIELAGFPHHSLDTYLPKLVRAGYRVAICDQLEDPKMTKTIVKRGVTELVTPGVSYNDKILENKENNFLAAIHFLPKSSGISFLDISTGEFLLAQGSNDYIDKLLQTFRPSEVIVQKNKRQSFTETFGSQFYLSYFEDWVFTHDFTHDLLIKHFGTTSLKGFGVTELENGIIASGVAMHYLSETQHDKVQHICKLSRIEEDHYVWLDKFTVRNLELIQSPNENASTLFSVLDKTISPMGSRLMRRWLLLPLKDRKPVVERHETVEYLNNHPELTAVLDQNLRIIGDLERLISKVAVGRVTPREILQIRRALLALVPIKQACASTRHEAMQLIAEQINPCELIADQIGKTIKPDPPALVSKGMVIEDGISPELDELRKLAFSGKDYLVQMQQREIENTGITSLKVGFNNVFGYYLEVTNAHKEKVPAEWMRKQTLVNAERYITEELKEYEQKILGAEEKILDLENKLFNELVLHLAEYVQPVQLNAQLIARIDCLVSFARVSIENHYVRPEITDSFSINIEQGRHPVIEKHLATGEEYIANDVFLDNEKQQIIMLTGPNMSGKSALLRQTALIVLMAQVGSFVPAKAATIGLVDKIFTRVGASDNITSGESTFMVEMNETASILNNISNRSLILLDEIGRGTSTYDGISIAWAIAEYLHDHPLYKAKVLFATHYHELNEMAMTKNRIKNFHIAVKEIGKKVIFLRKLTPGGSEHSFGIHVARMAGMPGSLIQRAEDLLIQLEKKRSSAELNPGKVSGKQVQKSQDQFQLSFFQLDDPLLESIRDDIQHLDINTLTPVEALMKLNEIKKKLQKY from the coding sequence ATGAAGCAATACAATGCAATAAAGGCTAAATATCCTGATGCTTTGTTATTGTTCAGGGTTGGAGACTTTTATGAAACATTTGGTGAAGATGCTATCAAAGCCTCGGAAATACTTGGTATTATCCTGACGCGGCGTGCCAATGGCTCAGCTCAATATATCGAACTTGCCGGTTTTCCACATCATTCTCTCGATACCTACCTTCCAAAATTGGTTAGAGCAGGATACAGGGTTGCCATATGTGACCAGCTGGAAGACCCGAAAATGACCAAAACCATCGTCAAAAGAGGAGTTACTGAATTGGTCACACCCGGTGTTTCCTATAATGATAAGATCCTTGAAAACAAGGAAAACAATTTCCTGGCTGCTATACACTTCCTTCCAAAATCGTCAGGCATCTCCTTTCTTGATATTTCAACAGGGGAATTCCTTCTGGCACAGGGATCCAATGACTACATCGATAAATTACTTCAAACATTTCGTCCTTCAGAAGTGATTGTTCAGAAGAATAAACGTCAATCATTCACAGAAACTTTTGGAAGCCAGTTTTATCTCTCCTATTTTGAAGATTGGGTCTTCACCCATGATTTCACCCATGATCTGCTGATTAAACATTTTGGCACTACCTCCTTAAAAGGATTTGGAGTTACAGAACTTGAGAATGGCATCATTGCATCCGGAGTAGCCATGCATTACCTTTCGGAGACACAGCATGATAAAGTTCAGCACATCTGTAAATTGTCAAGAATCGAAGAGGATCATTATGTCTGGCTGGATAAATTCACCGTCCGTAACCTTGAACTGATCCAATCTCCCAATGAAAATGCAAGCACCCTTTTTTCGGTGCTGGATAAAACCATCTCTCCTATGGGATCAAGGTTAATGAGGCGTTGGCTGCTGCTGCCCCTCAAGGACAGAAAACCTGTGGTGGAAAGGCATGAAACAGTGGAGTACCTGAATAATCACCCGGAATTAACCGCAGTTCTTGATCAAAATCTTAGGATCATCGGAGATCTTGAGAGACTTATCTCAAAAGTAGCCGTTGGAAGAGTTACCCCAAGGGAAATCCTGCAAATCAGGCGGGCGCTTCTGGCTTTGGTTCCAATAAAACAAGCCTGTGCTTCCACCCGTCATGAAGCAATGCAACTGATTGCCGAACAAATAAATCCCTGTGAATTAATTGCCGATCAGATAGGCAAGACTATAAAGCCAGACCCTCCTGCCCTGGTTTCCAAAGGGATGGTAATTGAGGATGGAATTTCACCCGAACTTGATGAATTAAGAAAACTGGCATTTTCAGGGAAAGATTACCTGGTTCAAATGCAACAACGGGAAATCGAAAATACAGGTATTACCTCATTAAAAGTTGGCTTCAATAACGTTTTCGGGTATTATCTTGAAGTAACCAACGCTCATAAGGAAAAAGTGCCGGCAGAATGGATGAGGAAACAGACCCTGGTGAATGCCGAACGATATATCACTGAAGAGCTGAAAGAGTACGAACAAAAAATCCTGGGTGCTGAAGAAAAAATCCTGGATCTTGAGAATAAATTATTTAATGAATTGGTTTTACATCTGGCTGAATACGTGCAGCCTGTTCAACTGAATGCCCAGTTAATTGCCCGGATTGATTGTCTTGTTTCTTTTGCCCGCGTATCCATCGAAAACCATTATGTGAGGCCTGAAATAACCGATTCCTTTTCAATAAACATCGAACAAGGCAGGCATCCTGTCATTGAGAAACACCTCGCCACTGGGGAAGAGTATATTGCCAACGATGTTTTTCTTGATAATGAAAAGCAACAGATCATTATGCTGACGGGTCCTAATATGTCGGGGAAATCTGCCTTGCTGCGACAGACAGCCCTGATTGTGCTCATGGCACAGGTTGGAAGTTTTGTGCCTGCAAAAGCAGCCACCATTGGATTGGTTGATAAAATATTCACACGTGTCGGGGCTTCTGATAATATCACCTCAGGAGAATCCACATTCATGGTGGAGATGAATGAGACTGCCAGTATCCTGAATAATATTTCCAACCGAAGCCTGATTCTGCTGGATGAAATTGGCCGGGGCACCAGCACTTACGATGGAATCTCCATTGCCTGGGCAATTGCTGAATACCTTCATGATCATCCGCTATATAAGGCTAAGGTTTTGTTTGCCACCCATTATCATGAGCTGAATGAGATGGCAATGACGAAAAACAGGATCAAAAATTTCCATATTGCTGTCAAAGAGATCGGCAAGAAAGTAATATTCCTTCGGAAACTTACCCCTGGTGGCAGTGAACATAGTTTTGGAATCCATGTTGCAAGGATGGCCGGGATGCCCGGAAGCCTCATTCAACGGGCAGAAGATCTGCTAATTCAATTAGAAAAGAAGCGTAGCAGTGCGGAATTAAATCCCGGAAAAGTTTCCGGAAAGCAGGTTCAGAAATCCCAGGATCAGTTTCAGTTAAGCTTTTTTCAATTGGACGACCCCCTGCTGGAGAGTATTCGGGATGATATCCAACACCTGGATATTAATACTTTAACACCTGTTGAAGCCTTGATGAAGCTGAATGAAATCAAAAAAAAGTTGCAGAAATATTAA